In the Adlercreutzia equolifaciens DSM 19450 genome, one interval contains:
- a CDS encoding molecular chaperone TorD family protein yields MEYALEHERPYGCEEAAAHELARALAFAGNSFLAPMSQTSNAGLGRTFWAAFPDFGSEEVTCALDGLFAWAAADEGTPRDERVRDVSVEYARLFIGPPEPAVAPWESFYVQEGVTNGFGEPTFRMQERLRDAGLEVSNENNQYADHIGIELLYCSALAQRAASNGLAKAEEAALLKSFVEADLVPWFGQFAAALHKEGATYYGLLADLAGGLLGVVQAASPNTLASVA; encoded by the coding sequence ATGGAGTACGCCTTGGAGCACGAGAGGCCCTACGGGTGCGAGGAGGCGGCCGCGCATGAGCTGGCCCGGGCGCTGGCCTTCGCGGGGAACTCATTTCTCGCCCCGATGAGCCAAACGTCCAATGCGGGACTCGGCCGGACATTTTGGGCCGCCTTCCCCGATTTCGGAAGCGAAGAAGTGACGTGCGCTTTGGACGGGCTGTTCGCCTGGGCCGCCGCGGACGAAGGCACGCCGCGCGACGAGCGCGTGCGCGATGTCTCGGTTGAGTACGCGCGCCTGTTCATCGGGCCGCCGGAGCCGGCAGTGGCACCCTGGGAGTCGTTTTATGTGCAGGAAGGTGTGACGAACGGGTTCGGCGAGCCGACGTTTCGCATGCAGGAGCGCCTTCGCGATGCGGGGCTCGAGGTGTCGAACGAGAACAACCAGTATGCCGACCATATCGGTATCGAGCTCCTCTACTGCAGCGCGCTCGCGCAGCGGGCGGCCTCGAACGGCCTTGCAAAGGCGGAGGAGGCAGCTTTGCTGAAGTCGTTCGTCGAGGCCGATTTGGTTCCGTGGTTCGGGCAATTTGCAGCGGCGCTGCACAAGGAGGGGGCGACCTATTATGGCCTTCTGGCCGATCTCGCCGGCGGTCTGCTCGGGGTCGTTCAAGCCGCTTCGCCGAATACGTTGGCCTCGGTAGCCTAA
- a CDS encoding MarR family transcriptional regulator, translating into MDYAKAHIVTLWCAVIAKATRGVTKLLPKQMTPLQFRLLAQLTLPESERVLPMRAARLLVLKPADVDEAVGVLADRDLLRVCDDGCIELTRAGRERAARLTERLNAFFALCVDDLSEEERAVLADLLRRAFSMPGSYYARRPLAGEASEAFDARRGLAATAMLHYAVQTAVKKATSLSLTDFRFLLELYPKRRTAARMMRARDMVAFLRTGRAYVTTASVRLEEQGYLVRVPDERDARGILFKLTPQGMICVQEVAEDLYAVLVSMFGEAVEERVVQRALKHLLELEDAALDALAELPW; encoded by the coding sequence GTGGACTATGCGAAGGCCCATATCGTCACCTTGTGGTGCGCTGTGATCGCCAAGGCGACCCGAGGCGTGACTAAGCTTCTCCCCAAGCAGATGACCCCGCTTCAGTTTCGTCTTCTGGCGCAGCTGACCTTGCCTGAATCCGAACGGGTGCTCCCGATGCGCGCCGCGCGGCTGTTGGTGCTGAAGCCGGCCGATGTCGACGAAGCGGTGGGCGTTCTGGCGGATCGGGATCTTCTTAGGGTCTGCGATGATGGCTGTATCGAGCTGACGCGGGCCGGGCGCGAGAGAGCGGCACGGTTGACTGAGCGTCTGAATGCATTCTTCGCGCTGTGCGTGGATGACCTTTCCGAAGAGGAACGCGCTGTTTTGGCTGATCTGCTGCGCCGCGCGTTTTCGATGCCGGGTAGCTACTACGCGCGCAGGCCCCTTGCGGGGGAGGCGTCCGAGGCGTTTGATGCCCGACGCGGGCTGGCGGCGACGGCCATGCTCCATTATGCGGTTCAGACGGCCGTCAAGAAGGCGACGTCGCTATCGCTCACTGATTTCCGCTTTTTGCTGGAGCTCTATCCCAAGCGCCGTACAGCGGCGAGGATGATGCGCGCTCGCGATATGGTGGCCTTCCTGCGAACGGGGCGGGCCTATGTGACCACGGCCTCGGTGCGTCTGGAGGAACAGGGTTATTTGGTGCGCGTGCCCGACGAGCGTGATGCTCGCGGCATTCTGTTCAAGCTCACGCCCCAGGGAATGATCTGCGTGCAGGAGGTGGCCGAGGATCTGTACGCCGTGCTCGTGTCGATGTTCGGCGAGGCGGTGGAGGAGCGGGTTGTGCAACGCGCGCTCAAGCATTTGCTCGAGCTGGAGGATGCAGCCCTCGATGCACTGGCGGAGCTTCCATGGTAA
- the nrfD gene encoding NrfD/PsrC family molybdoenzyme membrane anchor subunit, whose translation MELIKRYKVLAAILAVVVAVGVGCWVYQLIFGLTVTGMNNGTSWGLYITNFMFFVGLSAGGLIVASSASVFHITKFKAVALPAIILSTVCICAAGMFVLIDLGGIQRVWRILTGPNPTSPLLWDVCVITCYLIINVLYLVFMTRGNQHAVSIVSRFALPCAILVHSVTAWIFGLEAAKEGWYTAIMAPIFVASAMDSGLALLLVVLGILKKAGIYDTSRELMAMLAGLLCTCVAVDAFFIFCEVLTMAYPGAAGAETLALLTTGPTAPFFWFEIICGLVVPFCILVFAKNRQSAVHVNVACVLIVVGVFCKRIWLLFTAFIVPNVMGAPGIISGSSEAAHATGTASFAVLSSYAPTPIEILVVAGVISLVILAFMVLASKLIVERREK comes from the coding sequence ATGGAACTGATCAAGCGATACAAAGTCCTGGCGGCCATCCTGGCCGTGGTGGTGGCCGTGGGCGTGGGGTGCTGGGTGTACCAGCTCATCTTCGGCCTGACGGTGACGGGCATGAACAACGGCACCTCGTGGGGCCTCTACATCACCAACTTCATGTTCTTCGTGGGTCTTTCCGCCGGCGGCCTCATCGTGGCCTCCTCGGCGAGCGTATTCCACATCACGAAGTTCAAGGCGGTGGCGCTTCCCGCCATCATCCTCTCCACGGTGTGCATCTGCGCGGCGGGCATGTTCGTGCTCATCGATTTGGGCGGCATTCAGCGCGTGTGGCGCATTCTGACCGGCCCCAATCCGACCTCCCCGCTTCTGTGGGACGTGTGCGTCATTACCTGCTACCTCATCATCAACGTGCTCTATCTCGTGTTCATGACGCGCGGCAACCAGCATGCCGTGTCCATCGTGTCGCGCTTCGCGCTTCCCTGCGCCATTCTGGTGCACTCGGTGACCGCGTGGATCTTCGGTCTGGAAGCGGCCAAAGAGGGCTGGTACACGGCTATCATGGCTCCCATTTTCGTGGCGAGCGCTATGGATTCGGGCCTCGCGCTTCTGCTTGTGGTGCTCGGCATTCTGAAGAAGGCCGGCATCTACGATACCTCCCGCGAGCTCATGGCGATGCTCGCCGGTCTTCTGTGCACGTGCGTGGCGGTGGACGCGTTCTTCATCTTCTGCGAAGTGCTCACTATGGCTTATCCCGGAGCGGCCGGAGCGGAGACTTTGGCGTTGCTGACGACCGGTCCTACCGCTCCTTTCTTCTGGTTCGAGATCATCTGCGGTTTGGTGGTTCCGTTCTGCATCCTCGTGTTCGCGAAGAACCGCCAGAGCGCCGTGCACGTCAACGTGGCCTGCGTGCTCATCGTCGTGGGCGTGTTCTGCAAGCGCATCTGGCTTCTGTTCACCGCTTTCATCGTTCCCAACGTGATGGGCGCGCCGGGCATTATCTCCGGCTCGAGTGAGGCGGCGCACGCGACCGGCACGGCGTCGTTTGCGGTGCTGAGCTCGTATGCGCCCACGCCGATCGAGATCCTCGTGGTCGCCGGCGTGATTTCCCTGGTGATCTTGGCGTTCATGGTGCTCGCGAGCAAGCTGATCGTGGAGCGCCGCGAGAAATAG